In a genomic window of Flavobacterium crassostreae:
- the queG gene encoding tRNA epoxyqueuosine(34) reductase QueG: MIATKQTYTQHIKSEAKRLGFLSCGISKAGFLEQEAPRLEQWLQKNQNGQMAYMENHFDKRLDPTLLVEGAKSVVSLLLNYYPSEIQNSDTYKISKYAYGQDYHQVIKDKLKELLFSIQENIGNVSGRAFVDSAPVLDKAWAAKSGLGWIGKNSNLITQKVGSFYFIAELILDLELVYDTPTTDHCGSCTACIDACPTEAIVSAHVVDGSKCISYYTIELKENIPPEMKGKLNDWAFGCDICQDVCPWNRFSKPHQEPLFNAKPEILSLSKKDWEEITEETFRVVFKDSPIKRTKFKGLQRNIDFLK; this comes from the coding sequence ATTATTGCCACAAAACAAACATACACCCAACACATAAAGTCCGAAGCAAAACGTCTCGGATTTCTTTCGTGTGGCATCTCCAAGGCAGGTTTTTTAGAACAAGAAGCCCCAAGACTAGAACAATGGCTCCAAAAAAATCAAAACGGACAAATGGCCTACATGGAAAACCATTTTGATAAACGCCTAGATCCAACCTTGTTAGTAGAGGGGGCAAAAAGTGTTGTGTCCTTGCTCCTTAATTACTACCCATCAGAAATTCAAAATAGCGACACGTACAAAATATCCAAATATGCCTACGGACAAGATTACCACCAAGTAATCAAAGATAAATTAAAAGAGCTGTTGTTTTCCATCCAAGAAAACATAGGCAATGTATCGGGTCGTGCTTTTGTAGATTCGGCTCCGGTTTTAGACAAAGCCTGGGCAGCAAAAAGTGGTTTAGGTTGGATAGGCAAAAACAGCAATCTAATTACTCAAAAAGTAGGCTCTTTTTATTTCATTGCCGAGTTGATACTAGACCTAGAGCTCGTATACGACACCCCAACCACAGACCACTGCGGTAGTTGCACCGCCTGTATAGATGCCTGCCCTACAGAAGCAATCGTATCGGCACATGTAGTAGATGGTAGCAAATGTATTTCGTATTATACCATAGAACTGAAAGAAAACATTCCGCCAGAAATGAAAGGAAAGTTAAATGATTGGGCATTTGGCTGTGATATTTGCCAGGATGTTTGCCCTTGGAACCGATTTTCAAAACCCCACCAAGAGCCTCTATTTAATGCCAAACCAGAAATCCTATCTCTATCCAAAAAAGACTGGGAAGAAATCACCGAAGAAACCTTTAGAGTTGTTTTTAAAGACTCCCCAATAAAAAGAACCAAGTTTAAAGGACTCCAGCGGAATATAGATTTTTTAAAATAA
- a CDS encoding c-type cytochrome encodes MKTLYKITLLLGITILVASCHNNKAPNYQYFPNMYESVGYETYSESSAFKNGKEAQLPAKGTINRGFEPFDYENTTAGYELAKANLVSPLDSLDRNSDKGKDLYDIYCISCHGATGNGKGKLVEREKFLGVPSYKDRVISEGSVFFVVTYGLNSMGSHANQLSAHERWLVADYVLKLKSQL; translated from the coding sequence ATGAAAACCCTATACAAAATAACACTATTATTAGGCATTACTATTTTAGTAGCTTCGTGCCATAATAATAAAGCGCCAAATTACCAGTATTTTCCTAATATGTATGAATCTGTAGGTTACGAAACCTATTCGGAATCCAGTGCATTTAAAAATGGAAAAGAAGCACAGTTACCTGCTAAGGGAACTATAAATAGAGGTTTTGAACCTTTTGATTATGAGAATACTACTGCTGGTTATGAGTTGGCTAAGGCTAATCTTGTATCTCCTTTAGACTCTTTAGATAGAAATTCAGATAAAGGAAAAGATCTGTATGATATTTATTGCATTAGTTGTCATGGTGCAACTGGTAATGGAAAAGGTAAATTAGTAGAAAGAGAAAAGTTCTTAGGAGTGCCTAGTTATAAAGACAGGGTGATTTCTGAAGGTAGTGTTTTCTTTGTTGTGACTTATGGATTAAACTCAATGGGTTCACATGCAAATCAATTAAGTGCACATGAACGTTGGTTAGTTGCTGACTATGTCCTTAAACTAAAAAGCCAATTATAA
- a CDS encoding NADP-dependent malic enzyme: MNKNSKRREALLYHAKPTPGKIQVVPTKKYATQRDLSLAYSPGVAEPCLEIAKDIDNVYKYTAKGNLVAVITNGTAVLGLGDIGPEASKPVMEGKGLLFKIFADIDVFDIEIGTKDIEEFIQTVKNIAPTFGGINLEDIKAPESFEIERRLVEELNIPVMHDDQHGTAIISSAALINALELADKKAAEVKMVVSGAGSAALACADLYVLLGVKMENILMFNSKGLLTKDNATLSTKQLKYAKDSAQLSLEEALVGADIFLGLSSGNIMTPQMLLGMAANPIVFAMANPDPEIDYNVAIATRKDVIMATGRSDHPNQVNNVLGFPYIFRGALDVRATKINEAMKMAAVKALASLAKESVPEQVNVAYGETKLVFGRDYIIPKPFDPRLISIVAPAVAKAAMESGVALNPITDWDKYEEELLDRLGNDNKMVRLITNRAKTDPKRIVFAEADNLDVLKAAQIVLEEGIGHPILLGNKEIILELKEELGFDADLEIIDPKIKEEEERRNRFASIYWESRKRRGISLYDAQKLMRERNYFAAMMVNEKEADALVSGHSRSYSSVVRPMLQLVDKAPGASIVATTNIMMTSRGPMFLSDTAININPTADELAKIAVMTAKTARMFGVEPVIAMVSYSNFGSSNSDSASKVREAVAYLHKNHPDLIIDGEVQADFALNPEMLKEKFPFSKLAGRKVNTLIFPNLDAANITYKLLKELNKVDSIGPIMMGLGKPVHIFQLGASVEEMVNMAAIAVIDAQEKQKKQTIK; encoded by the coding sequence ATGAATAAAAATAGCAAAAGAAGAGAGGCATTATTATACCACGCAAAGCCCACTCCCGGAAAAATTCAAGTAGTACCTACTAAGAAATATGCAACCCAAAGAGACCTATCTCTTGCTTACTCCCCAGGAGTAGCAGAACCTTGCTTAGAAATAGCCAAAGACATAGACAATGTTTATAAGTACACGGCCAAAGGTAATTTGGTAGCTGTAATCACCAACGGAACCGCAGTTCTAGGATTGGGGGATATTGGACCAGAGGCTTCTAAGCCAGTAATGGAAGGAAAAGGACTGTTGTTCAAGATTTTTGCAGACATCGATGTTTTTGACATTGAAATTGGCACCAAAGATATTGAAGAATTTATCCAGACAGTAAAAAATATTGCCCCAACCTTTGGAGGAATAAATCTAGAAGACATCAAGGCACCAGAATCTTTTGAAATAGAGCGTAGGCTGGTAGAAGAATTAAACATTCCGGTAATGCATGATGACCAACACGGAACAGCTATTATTTCATCGGCAGCTTTGATCAATGCGTTAGAGTTAGCAGATAAAAAAGCAGCAGAGGTAAAGATGGTGGTTTCTGGAGCAGGATCCGCCGCATTGGCTTGTGCGGATTTATATGTTTTGTTAGGGGTTAAAATGGAAAACATTTTGATGTTTAATAGCAAAGGATTGTTAACCAAAGACAATGCTACTTTATCAACAAAGCAATTAAAATATGCCAAAGACAGTGCGCAACTAAGCCTTGAAGAAGCCTTAGTTGGAGCAGATATTTTCTTAGGACTTTCTTCCGGAAATATTATGACTCCGCAAATGTTGTTAGGTATGGCAGCCAATCCAATTGTTTTTGCCATGGCTAATCCAGACCCCGAAATTGACTACAACGTAGCCATCGCCACACGTAAGGACGTAATTATGGCAACCGGAAGATCCGACCATCCTAACCAAGTTAATAATGTTCTTGGATTTCCGTATATCTTTAGAGGAGCACTAGATGTTCGTGCCACAAAAATTAACGAAGCCATGAAGATGGCTGCAGTAAAAGCACTAGCTTCTTTGGCAAAAGAATCTGTGCCAGAGCAAGTAAACGTTGCTTATGGCGAGACTAAATTAGTATTTGGTAGAGACTATATCATTCCAAAACCATTTGATCCAAGATTAATCAGCATAGTGGCGCCAGCGGTTGCAAAAGCAGCAATGGAATCCGGAGTAGCCCTTAACCCAATTACAGATTGGGATAAATACGAAGAAGAGCTTTTGGATCGTTTAGGGAATGACAACAAAATGGTTCGTTTGATCACCAATAGAGCCAAAACAGATCCTAAACGTATCGTATTTGCAGAGGCGGACAACTTGGACGTTCTAAAAGCAGCGCAAATTGTTTTAGAAGAAGGAATAGGACACCCTATTTTATTAGGGAACAAGGAGATTATACTAGAACTAAAAGAAGAATTAGGCTTTGATGCAGATCTAGAGATAATTGACCCTAAAATAAAAGAAGAAGAAGAAAGACGCAATCGTTTTGCAAGTATTTATTGGGAATCCAGAAAAAGAAGAGGAATTTCATTATATGATGCGCAAAAATTAATGCGAGAGCGCAATTATTTTGCAGCCATGATGGTTAATGAAAAAGAAGCAGACGCTTTGGTTTCTGGACACTCTCGTAGCTACTCCTCTGTAGTGAGACCCATGTTGCAATTAGTAGATAAGGCACCGGGCGCATCCATAGTTGCAACAACCAATATAATGATGACCTCTCGTGGTCCTATGTTTTTATCCGACACGGCCATAAACATTAACCCAACAGCGGATGAACTAGCAAAGATAGCAGTGATGACAGCAAAAACGGCCAGAATGTTTGGAGTAGAGCCAGTTATTGCCATGGTTTCGTATTCTAATTTTGGATCTTCTAATAGTGATAGTGCTTCAAAAGTTAGAGAAGCAGTGGCTTATTTGCATAAAAACCATCCAGATTTAATAATAGATGGAGAGGTACAGGCCGATTTTGCTTTAAACCCAGAGATGCTGAAAGAAAAATTCCCTTTCTCTAAATTAGCAGGCAGAAAAGTTAATACGTTAATTTTTCCTAATTTAGATGCTGCAAATATTACGTACAAATTGCTAAAAGAACTAAATAAAGTAGACTCAATAGGGCCTATCATGATGGGATTAGGCAAGCCAGTGCATATATTTCAATTAGGCGCAAGCGTAGAAGAAATGGTAAATATGGCTGCTATTGCAGTTATAGACGCACAAGAAAAGCAAAAAAAGCAGACTATTAAATAA
- a CDS encoding cytochrome c oxidase subunit I — translation MSVEGHDHGHDHEHEHHHKETFITKYIFSMDHKMIAKQYLISGIIMGIIGVGMSMLFRMQLAWPEESFKIFNVLLGDKFAPDGVMTNDVYLALVTIHGTIMVFFVLTAALSGTFSNLLIPLQIGARDMASGFMNMVSYWLFFLSSIIMLSSLFVEAGPASSGWTIYPPLSALPQAIPGSGMGMTLWLVSMALFIASSLMGSLNYIVTVINLRTKGMSMTRLPLTIWAFFVTAIIGVVSFPVLLSAALLLIFDRSFGTSFFLSDIYIAGEVLHYQGGSPVLFEHLFWFLGHPEVYIVLLPALGITSEVIATNSRKPIFGYRAMIMSILAIAFLSTIVWGHHMFVSGMNPFLGSVFTFTTLLIAIPSAVKAFNYITTLWKGNLQLNPAMLFSIGLVSTFITGGLTGIILGDSTLDINVHDTYFVVAHFHLVMGISALYGMFAGIYHWFPKMFGRMLNKNLGYVHFWVTAICAYGVFFPMHFIGLAGLPRRYYTNTNFPLFDDLQNVNVLITTFALIGGIFQLVFLYNFFSSIFYGKKAVQNPWRSNTLEWTTPVEAIHGNWPGEIPEVHRWPYDYSNPGHHEDFVPQTVPMKPGEEVLHH, via the coding sequence ATGTCAGTAGAAGGTCACGATCACGGACACGATCACGAACACGAACATCATCATAAAGAGACATTCATTACTAAGTATATATTTAGTATGGATCACAAAATGATTGCTAAACAATATCTAATTTCAGGTATTATAATGGGAATCATCGGTGTTGGAATGTCGATGCTTTTTAGAATGCAATTAGCATGGCCTGAAGAGTCTTTCAAAATATTTAATGTTTTACTAGGGGATAAGTTTGCTCCAGATGGCGTAATGACAAACGATGTTTATCTAGCCTTAGTTACCATACACGGTACCATAATGGTATTCTTTGTTTTAACTGCAGCCCTGAGTGGAACTTTTAGTAACTTATTAATACCCTTACAAATTGGTGCCCGTGATATGGCGTCAGGATTTATGAACATGGTTTCATATTGGTTGTTCTTTTTATCCAGTATCATCATGTTGTCATCTTTATTTGTTGAGGCAGGACCAGCATCATCAGGTTGGACTATTTATCCTCCTTTGAGTGCCTTGCCACAAGCAATACCAGGTTCTGGAATGGGAATGACATTATGGTTAGTATCCATGGCTTTATTTATAGCATCTTCATTAATGGGATCGTTAAACTATATTGTAACGGTTATCAATTTAAGAACCAAAGGAATGTCTATGACAAGATTGCCACTTACCATTTGGGCTTTCTTTGTAACAGCCATCATTGGTGTGGTTTCGTTTCCAGTTTTATTATCAGCAGCTTTATTGCTAATATTTGACAGAAGTTTTGGAACCTCTTTTTTCCTTTCGGATATTTATATAGCTGGAGAAGTTTTACATTACCAAGGAGGTTCTCCGGTTTTATTTGAGCACTTATTTTGGTTTTTAGGACACCCTGAGGTTTATATTGTATTATTGCCAGCTTTAGGAATCACTTCCGAAGTAATTGCAACCAATTCTCGCAAGCCAATCTTTGGTTACCGTGCCATGATTATGTCTATTCTTGCCATAGCATTTTTGTCTACCATTGTTTGGGGACACCATATGTTTGTATCCGGTATGAATCCATTTTTAGGTTCTGTATTTACCTTTACAACCCTGTTGATTGCTATTCCATCTGCCGTAAAAGCATTTAATTATATAACTACGTTATGGAAAGGTAACTTACAATTAAATCCAGCCATGTTATTTTCTATTGGTTTAGTATCCACATTTATTACTGGTGGACTAACGGGGATTATTCTTGGAGACAGTACCTTAGATATTAACGTTCACGATACTTATTTTGTAGTTGCTCACTTTCACTTAGTAATGGGTATTTCTGCTCTTTACGGAATGTTTGCAGGTATCTACCACTGGTTTCCAAAAATGTTCGGAAGAATGTTAAATAAAAACCTAGGATATGTTCACTTTTGGGTAACCGCAATATGCGCTTACGGAGTTTTCTTTCCGATGCACTTTATAGGTTTAGCAGGTCTACCAAGACGTTACTATACCAATACCAATTTTCCATTATTTGATGATTTACAAAACGTAAATGTTTTAATTACCACTTTTGCATTAATAGGAGGAATCTTTCAGTTGGTATTTTTGTACAACTTTTTTTCAAGTATTTTTTATGGAAAAAAAGCAGTTCAAAATCCATGGAGATCCAATACATTAGAGTGGACTACACCAGTAGAAGCAATCCACGGAAACTGGCCTGGAGAAATTCCAGAAGTACACAGATGGCCTTATGATTATAGCAATCCAGGTCATCACGAAGACTTTGTGCCTCAGACAGTACCCATGAAACCAGGTGAAGAAGTTTTACACCATTAA
- a CDS encoding quinol:cytochrome C oxidoreductase codes for MYTFSSKLKTLSLILMAVGILGIGYGFYSAPKDIHEVENLLAAENHGTHGETTQHAEATPSDNASTEHAAHGSSVHDAKEVAKHEKHLTHVLHQLQNKPWAALYVACIFFMLIAMGVLAFYAIQQVAQAGWSPVLFRVMQGITAYLPYGSAIFFVILILCGLHFNHLFIWLDPEVVAHDKLIANKSGYLNFPFWIIRAAIFLIGWNLYRYYSTKNCLAQDQSNDNSYYKKNFKMTAGFLVFFIVTESIMSWDWIMSIDPHWFSTLFGWYVFASFFVSGITMIALVTVYLKSKGFLEYVNSSHIHDLAKFMFGISIFWTYLWFSQFMLIWYANIPEEITYFITRIQLYNLPFFGAVVMNFVFPLLILINTDFKRISWVIVMAGVVILAGHYLDFFNMIMPGTVGDRWFIGIPEIASVLFFLGLFIFTVFTALTKAPLLPKRNPFIEESKHFHY; via the coding sequence ATGTATACATTTTCAAGTAAATTAAAAACTCTTTCTTTGATCTTAATGGCCGTAGGTATATTAGGTATAGGTTACGGTTTTTATAGTGCACCAAAAGATATTCACGAAGTGGAAAATCTTCTAGCTGCAGAGAATCATGGAACTCATGGAGAAACTACACAACACGCTGAAGCGACACCTTCGGATAACGCATCAACTGAACATGCTGCGCATGGAAGTAGTGTTCACGATGCTAAAGAAGTAGCAAAACATGAAAAACACTTAACTCACGTTTTACATCAATTGCAAAACAAGCCTTGGGCTGCTTTGTATGTTGCTTGTATTTTCTTTATGCTTATTGCTATGGGTGTTTTAGCCTTTTATGCAATACAGCAAGTAGCTCAAGCAGGGTGGTCTCCAGTGCTATTTAGAGTAATGCAAGGAATAACCGCATATCTGCCTTATGGGTCTGCTATATTTTTTGTTATATTAATATTGTGTGGATTGCATTTTAACCATTTATTTATTTGGTTGGATCCAGAAGTCGTTGCGCATGACAAACTTATTGCTAACAAATCTGGTTATTTAAATTTTCCTTTTTGGATTATCAGAGCCGCTATATTTTTAATTGGATGGAATCTTTATAGATATTATTCTACCAAAAATTGTTTAGCGCAAGACCAATCTAATGACAATTCATATTACAAAAAGAACTTTAAAATGACTGCTGGTTTTCTAGTATTCTTTATAGTTACAGAATCCATCATGTCATGGGATTGGATTATGTCTATTGATCCTCACTGGTTTAGTACGCTTTTTGGATGGTATGTTTTTGCTAGTTTCTTTGTAAGCGGAATCACTATGATAGCATTAGTTACGGTGTATTTAAAATCAAAAGGTTTTCTAGAATATGTTAATTCTAGCCATATACATGATTTGGCAAAATTCATGTTTGGTATTAGTATATTTTGGACTTATTTATGGTTCTCTCAATTTATGTTAATTTGGTACGCTAACATACCAGAAGAGATTACTTATTTTATAACCAGAATACAGCTATATAACTTACCATTCTTTGGTGCGGTGGTTATGAATTTTGTTTTCCCTTTATTAATTTTAATAAATACAGATTTCAAAAGAATTAGTTGGGTAATTGTAATGGCTGGAGTAGTTATTTTAGCCGGTCATTATCTTGATTTCTTCAATATGATTATGCCAGGAACTGTTGGAGACAGATGGTTTATTGGTATTCCAGAAATTGCATCGGTACTTTTCTTTCTTGGGTTGTTTATTTTTACAGTGTTTACTGCATTGACTAAAGCGCCATTATTGCCAAAAAGAAATCCATTTATAGAAGAAAGTAAACATTTTCATTATTAA
- the ruvB gene encoding Holliday junction branch migration DNA helicase RuvB has translation MNENLDPTTNGYNSEELDIEKKLRPLSFDDFSGQDQVLENLKVFVEAANQREEALDHTLFHGPPGLGKTTLANILANELNVGIKITSGPVLDKPGDLAGLLTNLEERDVLFIDEIHRLSPIVEEYLYSAMEDFKIDIMIESGPNARTVQINLNPFTLIGATTRSGLLTAPMRARFGIASRLQYYTTELLTTIVERSATIFKMPISMEAAVEIAGRSRGTPRIANALLRRVRDFAQIKGNGTIDITIAKYALKALNVDAHGLDEMDNKILVTIIDKFKGGPVGLSTLATAVSESSETIEEVYEPFLIQEGFIMRTPRGREVTDKAYRHLGKIKANTQGGLF, from the coding sequence ATGAATGAAAATTTAGACCCAACCACCAACGGATACAATTCCGAAGAATTAGACATAGAGAAAAAACTCCGACCACTCTCTTTTGATGATTTTTCTGGTCAAGATCAGGTATTAGAAAATCTAAAAGTTTTTGTAGAAGCTGCCAATCAAAGGGAAGAAGCCTTGGATCATACCCTATTTCATGGCCCTCCTGGTTTAGGTAAAACAACCTTAGCCAATATACTGGCCAACGAATTAAATGTAGGTATTAAGATCACTTCAGGACCAGTGCTAGACAAACCAGGCGATTTAGCAGGATTGTTAACTAATCTAGAAGAAAGAGACGTTTTATTTATTGACGAAATACATCGTTTAAGTCCCATTGTAGAAGAATACTTATACTCCGCCATGGAAGATTTCAAGATAGACATCATGATAGAATCTGGGCCCAATGCCCGTACCGTACAAATCAACCTAAATCCCTTCACATTAATAGGAGCCACCACCCGCTCCGGACTACTAACTGCCCCCATGAGAGCCCGATTTGGGATAGCCTCACGTCTGCAGTACTACACCACCGAATTGCTAACAACCATAGTAGAAAGAAGCGCCACCATTTTCAAAATGCCTATTTCCATGGAAGCAGCCGTAGAGATAGCCGGCAGAAGCCGCGGAACACCCCGTATTGCCAACGCATTATTGCGTAGAGTACGTGATTTTGCACAAATAAAAGGAAACGGAACCATAGATATCACTATAGCCAAGTATGCCCTAAAAGCCCTGAACGTAGATGCACACGGACTAGACGAAATGGATAACAAAATTCTGGTAACCATCATCGATAAATTTAAAGGTGGACCAGTTGGACTCAGTACTTTAGCAACCGCCGTGTCAGAAAGCAGCGAAACAATAGAGGAAGTCTACGAGCCATTTTTAATACAAGAAGGGTTCATTATGCGAACCCCAAGAGGTAGAGAAGTCACAGACAAAGCCTACCGCCATTTAGGAAAAATAAAAGCAAATACCCAAGGAGGATTATTTTAA
- the ruvA gene encoding Holliday junction branch migration protein RuvA, translating to MIGHLQGKLVEKTPTQVVIDCAGVGYEVHISLHTYSLLPTTDYIKLYTHVQIKEDAHTLFGFVEKSEREIFKMLLSVSGIGASIARTMLSSLEPKQIINAIGSADVVAIQSIKGIGSKTAQRVILDLKEKMLKLYDLDEVSMSQSNTNRDEALSALEVLGFLRKASERVIEKIIKEDPEASVESIIKKALKAL from the coding sequence ATGATTGGACATTTACAGGGTAAACTAGTCGAGAAAACCCCTACCCAGGTAGTAATAGATTGTGCAGGAGTTGGTTACGAAGTACATATTTCCTTGCATACCTACTCTTTGTTGCCTACAACAGATTACATCAAATTGTATACCCATGTTCAGATCAAAGAAGATGCCCATACCTTATTTGGATTTGTTGAAAAATCCGAACGCGAGATCTTTAAAATGCTATTATCCGTATCCGGAATTGGAGCTAGTATTGCACGAACCATGTTGTCCTCATTAGAGCCAAAACAAATTATCAACGCTATAGGATCTGCAGATGTAGTTGCCATTCAATCCATAAAAGGAATTGGTAGCAAAACAGCACAAAGAGTTATTCTAGATCTGAAAGAAAAAATGCTCAAATTGTATGATTTAGACGAAGTTTCTATGTCTCAAAGCAATACAAATAGGGATGAAGCGTTATCCGCATTAGAAGTTTTAGGCTTTTTGCGCAAAGCCTCCGAAAGAGTTATTGAAAAAATTATAAAAGAAGATCCAGAAGCCTCTGTAGAATCGATTATTAAAAAAGCATTAAAAGCTCTATAA
- a CDS encoding cytochrome c oxidase subunit II: MTSLLVIIVLVLLAVALWQLTKIFDLTQVGSRSDSSEVANDNDNNVQGYLMFGFLAFIYIFSIYGLISWGGLVLKVPASAHGALVDNLMNISWVLLFIVQAITQVLLHYFAFKYRGKKGQKALYFADNNKLEAVWSIIPAIVLAGLILYGLYAWTNIMFIDEEEDTVVVELYAQQFKWTARYAGEDNVLGKANVRYIEGINTLGVDLSDPYAQDDIVVSELHIPKGKKVHFKMRSQDVLHSAYMPHFRAQMNCVPGMVTEFAFEPVYTTAEYRELPYMVEKVANINALRAKKSTDIVAKGGTALDPYTFDYLLLCNKICGTSHYNMQMKIIVDTPEDYKKWLAEQVLLAQQVKEAATPAKTEVLADNVSANMKDTIAVSVIAKK, from the coding sequence ATGACAAGTTTGTTGGTAATTATAGTTTTAGTTTTATTGGCTGTTGCTTTATGGCAATTGACAAAGATATTTGATCTTACCCAGGTAGGTTCTCGTTCTGACAGTTCTGAAGTAGCAAATGATAATGATAACAATGTACAAGGGTATTTAATGTTTGGCTTTTTAGCTTTCATTTATATATTCTCAATATATGGTTTGATATCGTGGGGTGGTTTGGTTCTTAAAGTTCCTGCTTCTGCTCATGGAGCATTAGTAGATAATCTTATGAATATCTCGTGGGTTCTTTTGTTTATAGTTCAGGCTATTACACAAGTTTTATTGCATTATTTTGCGTTTAAATACAGAGGTAAAAAAGGCCAAAAAGCATTATATTTTGCAGATAATAATAAATTGGAAGCTGTTTGGAGTATTATTCCTGCAATTGTTTTAGCTGGTTTAATCCTTTACGGTTTGTATGCTTGGACTAACATCATGTTTATTGATGAAGAAGAAGACACTGTAGTTGTAGAGCTTTATGCGCAACAATTTAAGTGGACTGCTCGTTACGCTGGTGAAGATAATGTGCTAGGAAAAGCAAATGTTAGGTACATTGAGGGTATTAATACTCTAGGAGTTGATCTCTCAGATCCTTATGCTCAAGATGATATTGTTGTATCTGAATTGCATATTCCAAAAGGGAAAAAGGTACACTTCAAAATGCGATCTCAAGATGTATTGCACTCTGCTTATATGCCTCACTTTAGAGCGCAAATGAACTGTGTTCCTGGTATGGTTACGGAATTTGCATTTGAGCCCGTATACACCACTGCTGAGTACAGAGAATTACCGTATATGGTAGAGAAAGTTGCCAATATCAATGCGCTTCGAGCTAAGAAAAGTACTGATATAGTTGCTAAAGGTGGTACAGCTTTAGACCCATATACTTTTGACTACTTACTTTTATGTAATAAAATTTGTGGTACTTCACACTATAACATGCAAATGAAAATTATAGTTGATACTCCAGAGGATTATAAAAAATGGTTAGCAGAACAAGTACTATTAGCGCAACAAGTAAAAGAGGCAGCAACTCCAGCAAAAACAGAAGTATTAGCAGACAATGTATCTGCGAATATGAAAGATACTATTGCTGTTTCGGTTATTGCAAAAAAATAA
- a CDS encoding DUF3341 domain-containing protein, which translates to MNNKVIYAIYNDDDILMDAVKKTRAAHHHIEEVFTPFPVHGLDKAMGLAPTRLAICAFLYGCVGITVATTMMNYIMIQDWPQDIGGKPSFSFIQNMPAFVPIMFEMTVFFAAHLMVLTFYMRSKLWPFKEAENPDVRTTDDHFLMEVSINNNEEELVSFFQNTGAVEVKVIEKN; encoded by the coding sequence ATGAATAATAAAGTAATATACGCCATTTATAATGACGATGATATATTGATGGATGCGGTTAAAAAGACTAGAGCAGCTCATCATCATATCGAAGAAGTTTTTACGCCATTTCCAGTTCACGGTTTGGATAAAGCTATGGGACTTGCACCTACAAGATTGGCTATTTGTGCATTCTTGTATGGTTGCGTAGGTATAACGGTAGCTACTACAATGATGAATTATATAATGATTCAAGATTGGCCTCAGGATATTGGTGGTAAACCAAGTTTTAGTTTTATTCAAAATATGCCTGCTTTTGTTCCAATTATGTTTGAAATGACGGTGTTTTTTGCTGCGCATTTAATGGTTCTTACTTTTTATATGAGAAGTAAACTATGGCCATTTAAAGAAGCAGAAAACCCGGATGTAAGAACTACAGATGATCACTTTTTAATGGAGGTTTCCATTAATAATAATGAAGAAGAGTTAGTTTCTTTTTTCCAAAATACGGGAGCTGTAGAAGTTAAAGTAATAGAAAAGAATTAA